In the genome of Cellvibrio sp. KY-YJ-3, one region contains:
- a CDS encoding DnaT-like ssDNA-binding domain-containing protein: protein MSSSLLPERPLLISPSLAATIGLEEACMLSILGDMATYLPLHPANNRQWLDIDESWVSRLMPFWTDFDVQRISRSLKDKGIILLASAPYVDSRRLTLAFDDAGTAPFAQPAPAIAPIAAMAPVINSGATLISPNWQPDQELLRQIAQYNIPLDFVRLQVPEFVTYWRERGETNHSWGAKFLKDLLHKWRNYETQIARQQREEQERNSRDRDTEFLQRDLETAMHSQWRPSKDALEVLVKHANISLAFVEDSIPEFVVYWQERGDVGRTWNSKFIQHVKRQWQRYHSALEHDTEPKRIPENWNPSKDVYDVLKLANIDLKFAQQQVAEFVLFWRDSNQVYASWNTKFLQHVKYHWAKQHALATVNSQQVNPNAGQQFANQPGRTRDSSLAQQLNDRSWAS, encoded by the coding sequence ATGAGTTCATCGCTATTACCGGAACGCCCCCTGCTGATTTCCCCGTCCCTGGCCGCCACTATCGGGCTAGAGGAGGCGTGTATGTTGTCGATTCTGGGCGATATGGCGACTTACCTGCCGCTGCACCCGGCCAATAATCGCCAGTGGCTGGATATAGACGAGAGTTGGGTGAGCCGGCTGATGCCCTTCTGGACTGACTTTGATGTACAGCGCATCAGCCGCAGCCTGAAAGACAAAGGCATAATCCTGCTCGCCTCCGCACCCTATGTGGACAGCCGCCGCCTGACGCTGGCATTTGATGATGCTGGCACCGCGCCTTTCGCCCAACCTGCGCCCGCTATCGCCCCGATTGCAGCCATGGCCCCGGTGATCAATAGCGGTGCGACGCTGATATCGCCCAACTGGCAACCGGATCAGGAATTGCTGCGTCAAATTGCCCAGTACAATATCCCGCTCGATTTTGTGCGATTGCAGGTGCCCGAGTTTGTGACCTACTGGCGCGAGCGCGGTGAGACCAATCACTCCTGGGGCGCCAAGTTTTTAAAAGATTTGCTGCATAAATGGCGCAATTACGAGACCCAAATCGCCCGCCAGCAACGTGAAGAACAGGAGCGCAACAGTCGCGACCGCGATACCGAGTTCCTCCAGCGCGATCTGGAAACCGCTATGCACAGCCAATGGCGCCCGAGTAAGGATGCGCTGGAAGTGCTGGTCAAACACGCCAACATCAGCCTCGCGTTTGTGGAGGATTCCATCCCCGAGTTTGTGGTTTATTGGCAGGAGCGCGGCGATGTAGGGCGCACCTGGAACAGCAAGTTTATCCAGCATGTGAAACGCCAGTGGCAGCGTTACCACTCGGCGCTGGAACACGACACCGAACCCAAGCGTATTCCCGAGAACTGGAACCCCAGTAAAGATGTCTATGACGTTTTGAAACTGGCCAATATCGATTTGAAATTTGCGCAGCAGCAGGTGGCAGAGTTTGTTTTATTCTGGCGCGACAGCAATCAGGTCTACGCCAGCTGGAACACCAAGTTTTTGCAACACGTGAAATACCACTGGGCCAAACAACACGCCCTGGCAACCGTTAATTCGCAGCAGGTTAATCCAAATGCAGGACAGCAATTCGCTAATCAACCAGGTCGCACACGAGATAGCAGCCTCGCACAACAGCTCAACGACCGCAGCTGGGCAAGCTGA
- a CDS encoding replication protein P: MQDSNSLINQVAHEIAASHNSSTTAAGQADRRSEQATPTDAHIDAINQVFALFRINYHNQYYAAFKDNELLNQARRLWLNSLAQFAPETILRGARRVIEESEYLPTLNRMIRACQGDPEKFGLLDAHAAYVEACRAPSPKAAHNWSHAAVYHAGCASDWYFLMTNAEKVAFPIFERHYLKLCERVMNGAELPAPNVQLLPETIETPLSKEENLKRMEDLRKQLDL, encoded by the coding sequence ATGCAGGACAGCAATTCGCTAATCAACCAGGTCGCACACGAGATAGCAGCCTCGCACAACAGCTCAACGACCGCAGCTGGGCAAGCTGACCGGCGCAGTGAGCAGGCGACACCGACGGATGCGCATATCGATGCGATCAATCAGGTATTTGCCCTGTTTCGCATCAACTATCACAACCAGTATTACGCGGCCTTTAAAGACAATGAACTGCTCAATCAGGCGCGCCGCCTGTGGCTTAATTCACTCGCGCAGTTTGCGCCGGAAACTATTTTGCGCGGCGCACGCCGGGTGATTGAGGAGTCGGAATACCTGCCCACCCTCAACCGCATGATTCGCGCCTGCCAGGGCGACCCGGAAAAGTTTGGCCTGCTCGACGCCCATGCCGCCTATGTGGAAGCTTGCCGCGCGCCCAGCCCGAAAGCCGCGCACAACTGGAGCCACGCGGCGGTGTATCACGCGGGTTGCGCTAGCGATTGGTATTTTTTGATGACCAATGCCGAGAAAGTCGCGTTCCCGATTTTTGAACGCCACTATTTAAAATTGTGTGAGCGCGTGATGAATGGCGCCGAGCTGCCTGCACCCAATGTGCAGCTGCTGCCTGAAACCATAGAGACGCCACTCAGCAAAGAGGAAAACCTCAAGCGCATGGAAGACCTGCGCAAACAGCTCGACTTATAA
- a CDS encoding glucosaminidase domain-containing protein: MNKHASQWLLGFAFAAFPLITLFLVLVLASVSPQQFFTAMDDDELTSNTLLPDFAAIEQTPERKAQFLDMLRPLIDEKNAKLLKSRERLLKIKNEWDTKQTVTGVNKRNLEKLREKFHVTYKTYPEDARAIEILLLRVDVIPPAMVLAQAAVESGWGTSRFAEEAHNLFGHWCYTPGCGLVPSRRAANAKHEVKKFNNVEESLTAYFNNINTHNAYRPWRQLRAQLRHDEAQFTGSTMVAELGKYSSRGPAYIHELRTVIRANNLE; encoded by the coding sequence ATGAATAAACATGCTTCACAATGGTTGCTAGGTTTTGCGTTTGCAGCCTTTCCACTGATCACCCTATTCCTGGTTTTGGTACTGGCCAGTGTTTCACCGCAACAATTTTTTACAGCAATGGATGACGATGAGCTAACCAGCAATACTCTGTTACCCGACTTTGCCGCCATCGAACAAACACCTGAGCGCAAAGCCCAGTTTTTAGACATGCTGCGCCCGTTGATCGATGAAAAAAATGCCAAATTATTAAAATCGCGCGAGCGTTTACTAAAAATCAAAAATGAATGGGATACAAAACAAACGGTCACTGGTGTAAATAAACGCAACCTGGAAAAGCTGCGTGAGAAATTCCACGTCACCTACAAAACCTACCCGGAAGATGCGCGCGCTATAGAAATTCTGCTGTTGCGCGTGGACGTGATTCCACCGGCCATGGTGCTGGCACAAGCGGCGGTGGAGTCCGGCTGGGGCACCTCACGGTTTGCCGAGGAAGCACACAATTTGTTTGGTCACTGGTGCTACACCCCGGGCTGCGGCTTGGTGCCAAGCCGTCGCGCCGCCAACGCCAAACACGAAGTTAAGAAATTTAACAATGTTGAAGAGTCGCTTACGGCATACTTCAATAACATTAATACCCACAACGCCTATCGCCCATGGCGTCAGCTGCGCGCACAGTTGCGCCACGACGAAGCGCAGTTTACCGGTAGCACCATGGTGGCGGAGCTGGGCAAATATTCCAGCCGTGGCCCGGCTTATATTCACGAATTGCGCACCGTAATACGCGCCAACAACCTGGAATAA
- a CDS encoding outer membrane beta-barrel protein produces the protein MCKRLVTSLCALALASSAGAFAQGQTPDGLPLAYHLSGQATYTKIKASGESFSPSLFQFRADVEVTNGMLDGIGLQGMFGVPMSNDEKNDMTLDIKQQSAAYITLSNPDYEPGDLRVVILLGYAATELETHLPSLGDKQQDTFSGFSYGFSLQDRVVEGKNYYWALDCARYFKDDNLSIDGCGLGVSYAF, from the coding sequence ATGTGCAAACGATTGGTTACTTCACTCTGCGCCCTGGCACTGGCCAGCAGTGCCGGCGCTTTTGCCCAAGGGCAAACACCGGATGGATTGCCCTTGGCCTACCATCTCTCCGGTCAGGCGACCTACACCAAAATCAAAGCCTCGGGTGAAAGCTTTTCACCCAGCCTGTTTCAATTTCGCGCCGATGTTGAAGTCACCAACGGCATGCTTGATGGTATTGGTTTACAAGGTATGTTTGGCGTGCCAATGAGCAATGATGAAAAAAATGACATGACGCTGGATATTAAACAGCAGAGCGCCGCTTACATCACCCTAAGCAACCCCGACTACGAACCTGGCGATTTACGTGTAGTGATTCTGTTGGGTTATGCCGCTACCGAATTGGAAACACACTTGCCGAGCCTTGGCGATAAACAACAAGATACTTTCAGCGGTTTTAGCTACGGTTTTTCGCTGCAGGATCGTGTAGTGGAAGGCAAAAATTATTATTGGGCGCTCGATTGCGCCCGCTACTTTAAAGACGACAACCTGAGCATTGATGGCTGCGGCCTGGGAGTTTCCTATGCGTTCTAA
- a CDS encoding polysaccharide deacetylase family protein produces MAYLIRIFFLAAMTSLALPASAAVVLLYHHVSDKTPKSTSISPAAFEAQMDYLEKNNFAVVPLLELTEKLRKGEPLPDKTVAISFDDSYVSVYESAFPRLQKRGWPFTFFVNTDAVGTGKVFVTWDQLREMAQAGATIANHSSSHTHLPRRESGESAAQWRERITQEINNAQQTIKTEIGSAPMILAYPFGEYDTEVQRIAKKLGYIAFGQQSGALYSEGDLQAVPRFPFGGSFSDLDDFILKVNAKPMPVSRVEFYADNKKKADNLIVRQGEKPWLVLTLADASLLKKINCFASGQGAIVTEVIDNKVWVQPNKPLPSGRTRYNCTAYTGEKGRFYWYTQQWLVTDKQGNWTYRD; encoded by the coding sequence ATGGCTTATTTAATTCGTATATTCTTCCTGGCTGCAATGACTTCACTGGCGTTACCGGCATCAGCAGCCGTGGTGCTTTTGTATCACCACGTCAGCGATAAAACACCCAAGTCCACCAGCATTAGCCCCGCGGCCTTTGAAGCGCAGATGGATTATTTGGAGAAAAATAATTTTGCAGTAGTGCCGCTGTTAGAGCTGACCGAAAAACTGCGCAAAGGCGAACCGCTACCCGATAAAACGGTGGCGATCAGTTTTGATGACTCCTATGTATCAGTTTATGAGTCGGCTTTTCCGCGCTTACAAAAACGCGGCTGGCCGTTTACTTTTTTTGTCAACACCGATGCGGTGGGCACAGGTAAGGTATTTGTAACCTGGGACCAATTGCGCGAAATGGCACAGGCGGGTGCGACTATCGCCAACCACAGTAGCAGCCATACACATTTACCCCGACGTGAAAGCGGTGAGTCCGCTGCACAATGGCGTGAACGTATCACACAAGAAATTAATAATGCCCAGCAAACAATAAAAACGGAAATTGGCTCGGCGCCGATGATTCTGGCTTACCCCTTTGGTGAATACGATACCGAGGTACAGCGCATCGCGAAAAAATTAGGCTATATCGCATTTGGGCAGCAGTCAGGTGCGCTGTATAGTGAGGGCGATTTACAGGCGGTGCCGCGGTTTCCGTTTGGCGGCAGCTTTAGTGATTTGGATGATTTTATTCTCAAGGTGAATGCCAAACCTATGCCTGTTTCCCGGGTGGAATTTTATGCAGATAACAAAAAGAAAGCTGACAATTTAATTGTGCGCCAAGGTGAAAAACCTTGGTTGGTGTTAACGCTGGCCGATGCCAGTCTGCTGAAAAAAATAAATTGTTTTGCCTCCGGCCAAGGGGCAATTGTTACTGAGGTGATCGACAACAAAGTGTGGGTGCAACCGAACAAACCTTTACCTTCGGGGCGCACCCGCTATAACTGCACGGCGTACACGGGCGAAAAAGGGCGGTTTTACTGGTACACCCAGCAATGGTTGGTAACCGACAAGCAGGGCAATTGGACTTATCGCGATTAA
- a CDS encoding PilZ domain-containing protein — MSDKDQRRYVRTAFSCRIKIQHESIGELQVKTRDISDGGVFLVLEPEQIPPIGTRLTGQVQGLMDDAPVLEMEVVRVEPAGVGLRFVQED, encoded by the coding sequence ATGAGCGATAAAGATCAACGTCGATACGTGCGCACTGCGTTTAGCTGTCGCATTAAAATTCAACATGAATCGATTGGCGAGCTACAGGTAAAAACCCGCGACATTTCGGATGGTGGCGTTTTTTTAGTGCTGGAGCCCGAGCAGATTCCGCCGATTGGCACGCGCCTCACCGGTCAGGTGCAGGGCTTGATGGATGATGCACCGGTATTGGAAATGGAGGTGGTGCGGGTAGAACCCGCCGGGGTTGGTTTGCGTTTTGTACAAGAGGACTAA
- the parC gene encoding DNA topoisomerase IV subunit A — protein sequence MTDEIVLPEADERIALKDYTEKAYLDYSMYVILDRALPHIGDGLKPVQRRIVYAMSELGLKASAKYKKSARTVGDVIGKFHPHGDSASYEAMVLMAQPFSYRYTLVDGQGNWGSPDDPKSFAAMRYTESRLTKYSEVLLEELGQGTVDWQPNFDGTLEEPIVLPARVPNVLLNGTTGIAVGMATDIPPHNLREVVNACVHLLDNPQATVNDLCQHILGPDMPTEAEIISPREELIKMYETGRGSVRMRAVWQKDEESGDIIITALPHQVSGAKILEQIAAQMQAKKLPMVADLRDESDHENPTRLVIIPRSNRVDLEQVMQHLFATTELERTYRVNMNMIGIDGRPAVKSLTKILSEWLSFRTVTTRRRLQYRLEKVEERLLRLAALMVVFLNVDEVIRIIREEDNPKPVLMERFNLIEMQAEYILETKLRQLARLEEMKILEEKTVLEKERDGLQKILESAVKLKNLVRKELLQIAEAFGDERRSPIVARAEAQALSETELLSVDPVTVVISDKGWIRAAKGHDIDPTGLSYKAGDSFKFAVQGKSNQQVILIDSTGRSYSVPAHNLPSARGQGEPLSGRISPPSGATFEGALMGADSQRVLIASDAGYGFVAKLEDLTSKNKAGKALLTLPEGAQVLPPQLINSPEQVQLAAVSNDGRLLVFPVTELPELAKGKGNKIMNIPSAKVQSREEFVVALAVIHPGQLLTLHSGKRFITLKAADLEHYKGERGRRGNKLPRGFQKVDKAEVTDK from the coding sequence ATGACTGACGAAATTGTATTGCCCGAAGCCGATGAACGCATCGCGCTGAAAGATTACACCGAGAAAGCCTATCTCGATTATTCCATGTATGTAATTCTCGACCGCGCTCTGCCACATATTGGCGACGGTCTTAAACCGGTACAGCGCCGCATTGTGTATGCGATGAGTGAACTGGGTTTAAAAGCCAGCGCCAAATATAAAAAGTCCGCGCGCACCGTGGGTGATGTGATCGGTAAATTCCACCCGCACGGTGATTCAGCATCCTATGAAGCGATGGTATTAATGGCGCAGCCATTTTCCTATCGCTATACGCTGGTGGATGGCCAGGGCAACTGGGGTTCACCTGACGACCCCAAATCTTTCGCCGCGATGCGTTATACCGAATCGCGCCTCACCAAATACAGCGAAGTCTTGCTGGAAGAGTTGGGGCAGGGCACGGTGGATTGGCAGCCCAACTTTGACGGAACACTTGAAGAACCTATCGTATTACCCGCACGCGTGCCCAATGTGTTATTGAACGGCACTACCGGTATTGCGGTGGGTATGGCGACGGATATTCCGCCGCACAATTTGCGCGAAGTGGTTAATGCCTGTGTGCACTTGCTCGACAATCCGCAGGCGACGGTCAACGATTTGTGCCAGCATATTCTCGGCCCCGATATGCCCACCGAAGCGGAAATTATTTCTCCGCGCGAAGAGCTGATCAAAATGTACGAAACCGGGCGCGGCAGTGTGCGCATGCGCGCGGTCTGGCAAAAAGATGAAGAGTCGGGCGATATCATTATCACTGCGCTGCCACACCAAGTGAGTGGGGCAAAAATCCTGGAGCAAATCGCTGCGCAAATGCAGGCGAAAAAATTGCCGATGGTCGCCGATTTACGCGATGAATCCGACCATGAAAATCCTACCCGCTTAGTGATTATTCCGCGCTCCAATCGTGTTGATCTGGAGCAGGTGATGCAGCATTTATTTGCCACCACTGAGCTTGAACGCACCTATCGCGTCAACATGAACATGATTGGTATCGATGGCCGCCCGGCGGTGAAATCGCTTACCAAAATTTTGAGTGAATGGCTCAGTTTCAGAACGGTTACGACTCGCCGCCGTTTGCAATATCGCTTGGAGAAAGTGGAAGAGCGCTTGCTGCGTTTGGCCGCCTTGATGGTGGTGTTTCTCAATGTCGATGAAGTGATTCGTATTATTCGCGAAGAGGACAACCCCAAGCCGGTATTGATGGAGCGTTTCAATTTAATTGAAATGCAAGCGGAATATATTCTGGAAACCAAATTGCGCCAATTGGCGCGTTTGGAAGAAATGAAAATTCTGGAAGAAAAAACCGTGCTGGAAAAAGAGCGCGATGGCTTGCAAAAAATTCTTGAGTCCGCCGTGAAGTTAAAAAATCTGGTGCGCAAAGAACTGCTGCAAATTGCCGAGGCGTTTGGCGATGAACGTCGCTCACCGATTGTAGCGCGCGCTGAAGCGCAAGCCTTGAGCGAAACCGAATTGCTCAGTGTCGACCCTGTTACTGTAGTGATTTCGGATAAAGGTTGGATTCGTGCTGCCAAGGGCCACGATATAGATCCAACCGGTTTGAGTTATAAAGCGGGCGACAGTTTTAAATTTGCGGTACAGGGTAAGAGTAACCAGCAGGTGATTTTAATTGATTCTACTGGTCGCAGTTATTCGGTGCCCGCGCACAATTTGCCTTCCGCGCGCGGTCAGGGCGAACCACTGAGCGGTCGTATCAGCCCACCCAGTGGGGCGACTTTTGAGGGGGCCCTAATGGGCGCCGACAGTCAGCGTGTGCTTATTGCATCGGATGCTGGTTATGGTTTCGTTGCCAAATTGGAAGATCTCACCAGTAAAAATAAAGCAGGTAAAGCACTGCTGACCTTGCCGGAAGGCGCACAAGTTTTACCACCGCAATTAATTAATTCACCCGAACAGGTGCAGTTGGCGGCGGTAAGCAATGATGGCCGTCTGTTGGTATTCCCGGTGACCGAATTGCCGGAACTCGCCAAAGGCAAGGGCAATAAAATCATGAATATTCCCTCGGCAAAAGTGCAAAGCCGCGAAGAATTTGTGGTGGCGCTGGCAGTCATTCATCCGGGGCAATTGTTAACGCTGCATTCGGGTAAACGTTTTATCACCTTGAAAGCGGCTGACCTTGAGCATTACAAAGGTGAGCGGGGACGTCGTGGTAATAAGTTGCCGCGCGGTTTCCAAAAAGTGGATAAGGCCGAAGTGACAGATAAATAA
- a CDS encoding LEA type 2 family protein has translation MISSPNLGVLRAKSLVNIFFIALCLLLASCAAIKPKLEQPTVKVAGLQLLPAQGLLQPIEVNLLVTNPNDRDLSLRGMSYTVGIENFDVLSGVSNELPTLTAYQETPIKVVVTANVLQLVRLIEHFGRNGMKENVDYNFSAKLDFSAWLPALRVNEKGSIPLAAKKR, from the coding sequence ATGATTTCATCCCCCAACCTTGGTGTACTGCGGGCCAAGTCGCTAGTAAATATTTTTTTTATCGCTTTATGTTTGTTATTGGCAAGTTGTGCCGCCATCAAGCCCAAATTGGAGCAGCCGACAGTCAAGGTGGCCGGCTTGCAGTTGCTGCCCGCGCAAGGTTTGTTGCAGCCGATAGAAGTGAATTTGTTAGTGACTAACCCCAATGACCGCGACTTATCACTGCGCGGTATGTCCTATACCGTGGGCATCGAAAATTTTGACGTATTGAGTGGTGTGAGCAACGAGTTGCCAACCCTCACCGCCTATCAGGAAACACCAATAAAAGTTGTGGTGACAGCCAATGTATTGCAGCTGGTGCGTTTGATTGAGCACTTTGGTCGCAATGGCATGAAAGAGAATGTTGATTATAATTTTTCCGCCAAGCTGGATTTTAGCGCCTGGCTGCCCGCGCTGCGGGTAAATGAAAAAGGCTCGATCCCGCTTGCGGCCAAAAAGCGCTAA
- a CDS encoding DUF2750 domain-containing protein → MNDIPSIESTIEPLSDDPAENLDRFIVEAMELGCVWGLQGPEGWALSGSEAHEDVDVMPFWSQESFARAHCQDDWKDYQPVAVDLEEFLEDWLPGMHEDVLLVGINWNDELEGEELEPLDLLEEFEQEMSD, encoded by the coding sequence ATGAATGACATTCCCTCTATTGAAAGCACCATCGAACCCCTGAGTGATGATCCCGCTGAAAACCTGGATCGTTTTATCGTGGAAGCCATGGAGCTGGGCTGTGTCTGGGGGCTGCAAGGGCCAGAAGGCTGGGCGCTCAGTGGCTCGGAAGCGCATGAAGACGTAGATGTGATGCCCTTCTGGTCGCAGGAGAGTTTTGCCCGCGCCCACTGCCAGGACGATTGGAAAGATTACCAGCCGGTTGCTGTGGACCTGGAAGAGTTCCTGGAGGATTGGCTGCCCGGTATGCATGAAGATGTATTGCTGGTGGGCATCAACTGGAACGATGAGCTGGAAGGCGAGGAACTGGAGCCGCTGGACTTGCTGGAAGAGTTTGAACAGGAAATGAGTGACTAA
- a CDS encoding M48 family metallopeptidase yields MSLFADLKKSKPGVDSNWNPGFDFSIARSAKRRSISIEIRRAEVVIRAPVAVPEALLLDFLQQKARWVQQKIAEQTQRLESVAPPVAPVYTQGTEVVFMDERLTLVLGRGATAAIHRVDQHLHVLLSTRSRLPDAQQIQQLLMRWYQQQALHILTAKTAQLTGQMGLVCSAVTVKATRSKWGHCTSRGAIQYNWNILLAPEHIVDYLVAHEVCHLRHQNHSRDFWALVASVCPSFAADRAWLKANGARLSL; encoded by the coding sequence ATGTCGCTGTTTGCCGATCTCAAAAAATCCAAGCCGGGCGTTGATTCCAACTGGAACCCGGGCTTTGACTTTAGTATTGCGCGCTCGGCGAAGCGGCGCAGTATCAGCATTGAAATCCGCCGCGCGGAGGTGGTGATTCGCGCACCGGTAGCTGTGCCTGAAGCACTATTGCTCGATTTTTTGCAGCAGAAAGCGCGCTGGGTGCAGCAAAAAATCGCTGAACAGACCCAGCGGTTAGAGTCCGTTGCGCCGCCAGTTGCACCGGTCTACACCCAAGGTACCGAAGTGGTGTTTATGGATGAGCGTTTGACGCTGGTGCTTGGGCGCGGTGCCACTGCGGCTATCCACCGTGTCGATCAGCACTTGCATGTACTTTTATCAACCCGCTCGCGCCTGCCAGATGCCCAGCAAATCCAGCAGTTGTTAATGCGCTGGTATCAACAGCAAGCGCTGCACATTCTCACCGCAAAAACGGCGCAATTAACGGGGCAAATGGGGCTGGTGTGCAGCGCGGTGACGGTGAAGGCGACACGCTCAAAATGGGGCCACTGCACCAGTCGCGGCGCCATCCAATACAACTGGAATATACTGCTGGCACCCGAACACATAGTCGATTATCTTGTCGCACACGAAGTCTGTCATCTGCGCCACCAAAACCACAGCCGCGATTTTTGGGCTCTGGTTGCCAGTGTTTGTCCATCTTTTGCGGCCGATCGCGCCTGGTTAAAAGCGAACGGTGCACGGCTCAGTTTATAA
- a CDS encoding MBL fold metallo-hydrolase: MLQFQIIPVTHYQQNCTLLWCDETLDAAVVDPGGDIERILAVVAEKGVNLRQILLTHGHMDHIGGTAALIAELQLPVIGPHADDLFWIDLLPQQAQMMGFKPVAGFTPNQLLNHGDKVRVGNAELEVLHCPGHTPGHVIFYNRAAQLALVGDVLFKGSIGRTDFPRGNHADLINAIRTRVLPLGDAVRFIPGHGPMSTFGHERLSNPFVADKNYG, translated from the coding sequence GTGCTGCAATTCCAGATTATTCCCGTCACTCACTATCAACAAAATTGCACCCTGCTGTGGTGTGATGAAACGCTCGATGCCGCCGTGGTCGATCCTGGCGGCGATATTGAGCGCATCCTCGCTGTCGTAGCCGAAAAGGGCGTAAACCTGCGCCAGATTCTACTCACCCACGGTCATATGGATCATATTGGTGGCACCGCCGCGTTGATCGCAGAATTGCAACTGCCCGTTATTGGCCCGCACGCGGATGACCTGTTTTGGATTGATCTATTGCCCCAGCAGGCGCAAATGATGGGTTTCAAACCGGTGGCGGGCTTTACCCCGAATCAACTGCTGAATCACGGCGATAAAGTAAGGGTCGGCAATGCCGAGCTGGAGGTATTGCACTGCCCCGGCCACACTCCCGGCCACGTGATTTTTTATAATCGCGCGGCCCAATTGGCGCTGGTGGGTGATGTGTTATTTAAAGGCTCCATCGGTCGCACCGATTTCCCGCGCGGTAATCACGCCGATTTGATCAATGCCATTCGCACCCGCGTATTGCCCTTGGGTGACGCGGTGCGTTTTATTCCGGGCCACGGCCCTATGTCCACTTTTGGTCATGAGCGACTGAGCAATCCCTTTGTCGCCGATAAAAACTACGGTTGA
- the asd gene encoding archaetidylserine decarboxylase (Phosphatidylserine decarboxylase is synthesized as a single chain precursor. Generation of the pyruvoyl active site from a Ser is coupled to cleavage of a Gly-Ser bond between the larger (beta) and smaller (alpha chains). It is an integral membrane protein.), which translates to MNPKLFIGLQYLVPQHALSRAAGWLANNETPFIKNTFIKWFVKRYNVDMSLAAQENPLEYKHFNDFFTRALKPDARPIDASSNGIVCPADGAISQLGKIVNGRIFQAKGQDYSTVELLGGDEQLAAEFNEGEFATVYLSPRDYHRVHMPYGGKLRSMISVPGELFSVNTVTAENVPRLFSRNERTVAIFDTDIGPMAVVLVGAMIVAGIETVWDGAVAPFASREIATSLYPYQNIQLEKGAEMGRFKLGSTAVILFAKDKMQWDAKYQAGTPTKMGELMGVKNT; encoded by the coding sequence ATGAATCCAAAACTGTTTATCGGCCTTCAATATCTGGTTCCCCAACACGCCCTGTCGCGCGCGGCCGGTTGGCTGGCCAATAATGAAACACCCTTTATTAAAAACACCTTTATCAAATGGTTTGTAAAACGCTACAACGTGGATATGAGCCTCGCGGCGCAAGAAAACCCCCTGGAGTACAAACACTTCAATGATTTTTTCACCCGTGCCCTAAAACCTGATGCGCGCCCCATCGATGCCAGCAGCAATGGCATTGTCTGCCCCGCCGATGGCGCCATTAGTCAATTGGGTAAAATCGTGAATGGCCGTATTTTCCAAGCCAAAGGCCAGGACTACAGCACCGTGGAATTACTCGGCGGCGACGAACAACTCGCCGCCGAATTTAACGAGGGTGAGTTTGCCACTGTGTATTTATCGCCACGGGATTACCACCGCGTACACATGCCCTACGGCGGCAAACTGCGCAGCATGATCAGTGTTCCGGGCGAATTATTTTCGGTGAATACCGTCACCGCCGAAAACGTGCCGCGCCTGTTCTCGCGCAATGAACGGACAGTGGCAATTTTTGATACCGATATAGGCCCCATGGCCGTCGTGCTAGTCGGCGCCATGATTGTGGCTGGCATAGAAACCGTATGGGACGGCGCTGTCGCCCCCTTCGCCAGCCGCGAAATCGCCACCTCCCTCTACCCCTACCAAAATATCCAGCTGGAAAAAGGCGCCGAAATGGGCCGTTTTAAACTAGGTTCCACCGCCGTCATTCTCTTCGCCAAAGACAAAATGCAGTGGGATGCAAAGTACCAAGCGGGCACACCGACCAAAATGGGTGAGTTGATGGGGGTTAAAAACACCTGA